GAGCCGAGGCAGCCGAGGTAAAAGGCCTTCGTGGCGAAGGTGGCAAGGATCGCCGGATCATCGAGCTTCGGGTCATGGGTCAGGGTGACCACCGCCGTCCGCGCATCAGGCGCGAGGCGCGCCATCGCCTCGTCGGGCCAGTCGTCGAGGATCGTCTCGCCCGGAAACCGCGCGGCCGAGCCGAAGGCGCTGCGCGGGTCGATCAGGGTCGGCTCGTAGCCCGCGATCCGCGCCATCGCCAGCAGCGGCTGCGCGATGTGCACCGCGCCGACCACGATCAGCCGCAGGGGCGGGTTGTGCACGCCGACAAACCAGCCGTCCTCCTCCAGCCCAGACCGGTCCGCCCGCAGCCGGGCCGCCACGGCGGGCTCCTCCGGGCCGGCAAGACGGTGCTGCCACGTGTCGGTCCGCACCATCAGCGCCGTCGGGCGGCGCGCGGCACGGGTGTCCACCAGATCGGCCAGCATCGCCTCGGAAAGGGCGGCGCCGACCGGCTCCACCATCACGCGGATGGTGCCGCCGCAGGCCAGACCCACCGCAAACGCCTGGTCATCCGACACGCCGAAGGTCAGAAGACGCGACCGGCCGTCCTGCAGCGCCTCGGCCGCCTCGGCCATCACAGCCCCCTCGACGCAGCCGCCCGAGACCGACCCCATGATCTCGCCGTCGCCGGACACCGCAAGCTGGCTTCCGGCCGGGCGGGGGGCCGAGCCCCATGTCTCGACCACCGTGGCAAGGACGGCCCCCCGGCCGGCGCGATGCCAGCCGAGGGCGATCTCGGGGATGCTGTCATGGCCGGTCACGATGGTCCTCCCTGCGCCGCGCCGGGGGATCATGCGCCGGGGGCGAGCGACGCCGCCACTGCCAAAAGGTGGCATGGCGGCGTCGGCGGTCAGTTCGCCGCCGTCTGCAGCAGCGGCGTGATCAGCCGGACCGCGACCCGTCGGTTGCGCTGGTCCGGCCCTTCCGTATCGACCCGCAGGTCCTCCTCGCCATAGCCCTGCACCACGAGGTTCTCGGGCGGCACGTCATAGTATTCCGTCAGCGCGAGGGCCACGGACTCGGCCCGGCGGTCCGAAAGCGTCAGGTTGGACGCAGCCGAGCCCACCGCGTCGGTGTGCCCCTCGATCAGGAACACCTCCTCGGGGCGCTCGGCGATCATGTCCGAGATCGTCTGGCCCAGCATGGCAAGCTTCTCGGCCTCTTCCGGCACGATGGCCGCCGAGCCGCTGTCGAAGGTGATCTGATCGACGTCGATGGCCGGCGCAAGTGCGCGGACCTCGCGGTAGTCCCGGATCTGGCGCAGGCTGTAGGTCCGGTCCAGATCCCGGCCCCGCATCTGTTCCAGCGCCTCGCGCAGGGCTGCCTTGTCGCGGGTCTCGGTGAAGTTGTAGACCGGCGCGGGTTCCGGCAGGCGCGAGAAGTCGATCTGCTCGACCGGGGCGAGGTCGTCGATCAGCAGCACCTCCTGCCCGTATCGGTCCACGGCCGAGCGGCGCAGCACGCGGCCGGCGGCATCGCGGATCGTCACGATCTGCGTGCCGTCCTCGCGCGTCACGACCGATCGGGTGGAGCCATCGGCATAGCTTTCGGTGATGACCTCCGATCCCGGTCGCCGCAGCAGGGTGTCATCGTCCTTCAGCACGGCATAGGTTCCATCGGCGCGCTGCACGACCACCCGGTCGCCGCTGTTCGACACGACCTCGTCGCGGTTGTTGAGCAGCGCCCCCACGGCGAGACCGCCCAGGGCGAGCAGGCCGAACTTCTCGAAGTTGCTCAGGCCACCATCGTCGTCATCGTCGTCGTCATCCTCGCCGGCCCGCCAATCCGTGGCGCGGGTCGCGAAGTCCTCCCGGCTCGAGCGGAAGTCCTCCTCGGTGATGCGTTCGGCGCGACGGGCCGAGCGGCGGGCGTCCTCTGCCGCCTCGCGGGCGTTCCCGGCCGAGGCGGCCGCAGCCGCGGTGCTCCTGTCAGGATCGTCCAGCGCGCGGGAAAGCGAACGGCGGGCCTCCTCGCGACTTGGCCTGCGCTCCTCCTCGGCGCGCCCGGCATCGCGGGTCGCCCGGTCGCCGTCCCGCGTCCTGCGCTCGGCGTCCGCATCGCGGCCGTCCCCGCGCCGGGGGCGTTCGGCATCGTTTGCCACCGGATTGTTGCGCTCGGTGTCCGGGCGCGCCCGGTCGCGCGGGGCACGGTCGGTGCCGACGACGGGGCTGTCATTCTCGTCCGTGCTGCGGACAGGGCGATCACCCTCGCGCGGGGCGCCCCGTCCCGCGTCCTCCTCCTCCAGCATCCGGCGGAGTTCATCGCCATCGGGTCCGTCGTCGCCCTGACGGGAGCGCTGGCCGTCAGCGCGCGGCGCCTCGCCGCCATCCCGGGGCTCGGCCTCGCGCTGGTTCTCGCGGCTGCGCGTCCGGTCGGCTGCGCCCGGCTCCTCCTCGCGGTCCGGCGCGGCCCGACGCTGCTCGCGCTCGCGGTCGGCGGGCCGCCCCGCCTCCCCGCCGGCGCCGCCCTCAGGCGCGGCGCGGCGCGGTTGCCCGGACCTTTCGCCGTCAGCCGGTCGCTCGGCCTCGGCTGCCGGACGGGCCGGTCGCGCCGCGGGGGTATCGTCCTGCGGTGCGGCACGCTGCTTGCGCTGCTCGCGCTCGGGGCGCTCGGCATCGGTGGCGCGACCGGCGGGGCGGGCGTCCGGCCGCTCGTCCGGCTGGTTTGCGCGCTGCTGACGCTGCTGCCCGGCGGGGCGATCCTCCTGCTGCTGGCGCGCCGCGTCAGGCTGGCGGTTGCGGCGCTCCTGCTGGCCGGCGCCCTCGCCCGACCGCTGCTCGCCGCGCTTTCGCGGCGGGCAGTCCTCGGGGTTCTCGGACGTGCAGTTCGCCCGTTGACCGTCCTGCGCGCTCAATGGAAGCGGCTGGATCGCGGAGAGCGCCACCGACAGTGCGGCCGTCGTGGTCAATAGCCGACTCTTCATCGGAAAATTCCTTTCGTTCGTGACCCTGATCACCGGGAACGGGCCGATCTTGCATCAGAAGAACGGGCGACGCATGCGGAACGTTCCCGCGGGGACGCACGCCGGCAGAGCTTTGCCGGTGGAATGAAAAAAACCGCCGCCCGGAGGGGGCGGCGGCAGCAACATGTTGTCAGATCGGGGATTACTGCGGCGGAACGCCGCCCTGGCTGTCGTCCGTGCCGTCCGGCTGCTCGGCACCCGGAACCATCGGAGCGGCGCCCTCGGTCGCAAGGCCGCCGGCCTGCGAGCCCGGATCGACCGGCGGGCTGGCGGCCGAGTCGTCCGCACCATCCGGGGTCTCGGCCCCCGGCACCTGCGGCTCGGCCGCAGGCGCGCCCGCCGCGCCGCCCGCTTCCGAGGTCGGATCGACCGGCGGGGCCGCCGTCGAGTCGTCGGTGCCGGCGGGGGTTTCGGCGCCCGGCACCGCAGGCGCGGTCGAGCCCGGAGGGCAGGTCACGGTCGCGCTGGGAACGCAGTCGGCGGTCGAGGTCTGGGCGACCGCCGCGACGGGGTGCAGCGCCATCAGGCCAAGCGTCAGGGCGGCGGTGGTCTGGAGCAGTCTGTGGCTCATCGTCTGTCCTTTCACGTCATTGATCCCGGCCCGCGGGCTCCGGATCGGCATGGCGCGACAACAGGCTGGGGCGCGAAGCGTTCCCGCGGCCACGGCGATGCCGCGATAAAACCTGTGTGAAACCCGGGGCAGGCTCCGAATCAGCGGCGGCGGCCCTCGGGCCGGGAAAGGGCCTCTGCGAGGGCGTCGAGCGATGCCACCGAATGGGCCGCCCGGAGGCTGTCGACATGGGGCAGCATCGCCCGGATGCCGGCCGCCCGGGGCGCGAAGCCGTCCCAGCGCAGCAGCGGATTGAGCCAGATCAGCCGCCTCGTGGAAAGATGCAGCCGCTCCATCTCGCGCGCGAGCGCCTCGGGCGCACCCCGGTCAAGTCCGTCGGTGATCAGCAGCACCACGGCGCCCTGCCCCAGCACCCGGCGCGACCAGTCGCGGTTGAAGACGTGCAGGCACTCGCCGATCCGCGTGCCCCCCGACCAGTCCTGCGCCTCGGCCCCGGCGGCGGCCAGCGCGGCATCCACGTCGCGCGTCCGCAAGTGGCGGGTGATGTCGGTCAGCCGCGTGCCGAAGGTGAAGGCATGGACCCGCGCCCAGCCCTGCCCCTTCCGGTTCGCCACCGCGTGAACGAAATGCAGGACAAGCCGCGAATAGCGCGACATCGACCCCGAGATGTCGCAGAGCACGACGAGGTTCGGCCAACGTTCGGTCGGCCGCCGGCGGGCAATGGCGGCGACCTCTCCGCCCTGCCGCAGCGCAAGCCGCAGGGTGCGGCGCAGGTCGGGCCGGCTGCCCGAGACCGCCGCCACCACCCGCCGCGAGGCGATGGGCGGCACCGGCAGCGTGAGCCGCGACAGCATCCGCTTGGCCGCCTCGATCTCGGAGGTGGACATCTGCTCGAAGTCGAGCCGCTTCAGCCGCTCCTCCTCCGAGACGGTCTCGGCCGCATCGATCTCGATCAGGCTTTCCTCGCCCGCCTCCTCGCGCTGCTCGGGGCGGGCGGCCCCGTCGAGCAACGCCTCGGCGGCGCGCTTCTCGGCGGGCTCCGGTGGCCGGTCCTCCTGCAGGCCGCGCAACTGCGGCAGCAGCAGGCTCATCATGTGCTCGAGGAACTGCGGATCGCGCCAGTAGAGCCGGAAGACCTGCGCGAAGACGGCCCGGTGTTCGGGGCGCGAGACGAAGCAGGCGTGGAGCGTCCAGTAGAAATCCTCGCGCGAGGTGAAGCCCGCGGCCTCGACGGCGCGGATCGCGTCGATCACCCGGCCCGAGCCGATCGGCAGCCCCGCCTTGCGCAGCGCGCGGGCGAACCACAGGATGTTCTGCCCCAGACGTCCCTCGGGGGAAGCAAGCGTCTCCATGGCTCAGCCCTTCCGGCGCCGGGCCGGCCGGCCCTCAGACCGGGGCAAAGTCGCGCCGGGCCTCGTCCAGCAGGCGCCGGGCTTCCGATCCCTGAACC
This portion of the Rhodobacter sp. CZR27 genome encodes:
- a CDS encoding XdhC family protein — protein: MTGHDSIPEIALGWHRAGRGAVLATVVETWGSAPRPAGSQLAVSGDGEIMGSVSGGCVEGAVMAEAAEALQDGRSRLLTFGVSDDQAFAVGLACGGTIRVMVEPVGAALSEAMLADLVDTRAARRPTALMVRTDTWQHRLAGPEEPAVAARLRADRSGLEEDGWFVGVHNPPLRLIVVGAVHIAQPLLAMARIAGYEPTLIDPRSAFGSAARFPGETILDDWPDEAMARLAPDARTAVVTLTHDPKLDDPAILATFATKAFYLGCLGSPRTHAKRLDRLRAAGVAEDQIARIHAPVGLDIGAKSPAEIAIAILAQITDRLRRG
- a CDS encoding OmpA family protein; translation: MKSRLLTTTAALSVALSAIQPLPLSAQDGQRANCTSENPEDCPPRKRGEQRSGEGAGQQERRNRQPDAARQQQEDRPAGQQRQQRANQPDERPDARPAGRATDAERPEREQRKQRAAPQDDTPAARPARPAAEAERPADGERSGQPRRAAPEGGAGGEAGRPADREREQRRAAPDREEEPGAADRTRSRENQREAEPRDGGEAPRADGQRSRQGDDGPDGDELRRMLEEEDAGRGAPREGDRPVRSTDENDSPVVGTDRAPRDRARPDTERNNPVANDAERPRRGDGRDADAERRTRDGDRATRDAGRAEEERRPSREEARRSLSRALDDPDRSTAAAAASAGNAREAAEDARRSARRAERITEEDFRSSREDFATRATDWRAGEDDDDDDDDGGLSNFEKFGLLALGGLAVGALLNNRDEVVSNSGDRVVVQRADGTYAVLKDDDTLLRRPGSEVITESYADGSTRSVVTREDGTQIVTIRDAAGRVLRRSAVDRYGQEVLLIDDLAPVEQIDFSRLPEPAPVYNFTETRDKAALREALEQMRGRDLDRTYSLRQIRDYREVRALAPAIDVDQITFDSGSAAIVPEEAEKLAMLGQTISDMIAERPEEVFLIEGHTDAVGSAASNLTLSDRRAESVALALTEYYDVPPENLVVQGYGEEDLRVDTEGPDQRNRRVAVRLITPLLQTAAN
- a CDS encoding VWA domain-containing protein; amino-acid sequence: METLASPEGRLGQNILWFARALRKAGLPIGSGRVIDAIRAVEAAGFTSREDFYWTLHACFVSRPEHRAVFAQVFRLYWRDPQFLEHMMSLLLPQLRGLQEDRPPEPAEKRAAEALLDGAARPEQREEAGEESLIEIDAAETVSEEERLKRLDFEQMSTSEIEAAKRMLSRLTLPVPPIASRRVVAAVSGSRPDLRRTLRLALRQGGEVAAIARRRPTERWPNLVVLCDISGSMSRYSRLVLHFVHAVANRKGQGWARVHAFTFGTRLTDITRHLRTRDVDAALAAAGAEAQDWSGGTRIGECLHVFNRDWSRRVLGQGAVVLLITDGLDRGAPEALAREMERLHLSTRRLIWLNPLLRWDGFAPRAAGIRAMLPHVDSLRAAHSVASLDALAEALSRPEGRRR